In one Sphingomonas sanguinis genomic region, the following are encoded:
- the nadA gene encoding quinolinate synthase NadA: MTIQTNLTGLDLRAEIDRLRKERNAVILAHYYQKPEIQDLADFVGDSLDLSRKAQATDADVIAFCGVRFMAETAKILSPDKIVVLPDMAAGCSLEDSCPPEQFAEFRAQHPDHIALTYINCSTEVKALSDIIVTSSSAEQILAQIDPAQKIIFGPDRNLGGYLARKTGRDMLLWPGVCIVHEAFSETELLKLRAEHPDAPIAAHPECPAVILDHADYVGSTRGILEYAQTVTSDTLIVATEPHIIHQMQKAMPGKTFIGAPGADGNCNCNICPYMALNTMEKLYLALRDLTPRVEIEEGLRLQAKKSLDAMLTLASGTVGKGDLGPRP; the protein is encoded by the coding sequence ATGACCATCCAGACGAATCTGACGGGCCTCGACCTGCGCGCCGAGATCGATCGCCTCCGCAAGGAACGCAACGCCGTCATCCTCGCCCATTATTACCAGAAGCCCGAGATTCAGGACCTGGCCGATTTCGTCGGCGACAGCCTGGACCTCAGCCGCAAGGCGCAGGCGACCGACGCGGACGTCATCGCCTTTTGCGGCGTGCGCTTCATGGCGGAGACGGCCAAGATCCTGTCGCCGGACAAGATCGTCGTGCTGCCCGACATGGCCGCCGGGTGCAGCCTGGAGGACAGTTGCCCGCCCGAACAATTCGCCGAGTTCCGGGCGCAGCACCCGGATCACATCGCGCTGACCTATATCAACTGCTCGACCGAGGTGAAGGCGCTGTCCGACATCATCGTGACGTCCTCGTCGGCGGAGCAGATCCTGGCGCAGATCGACCCTGCGCAGAAGATCATCTTCGGCCCCGACCGCAATCTGGGCGGCTATCTGGCGCGCAAGACCGGCCGTGACATGCTGCTGTGGCCGGGCGTGTGCATCGTGCACGAGGCGTTCAGCGAGACCGAACTGCTCAAGCTGCGGGCCGAACACCCCGACGCGCCGATCGCCGCGCATCCCGAATGCCCGGCCGTGATCCTCGACCACGCCGATTATGTCGGCTCGACGCGCGGCATCCTGGAATATGCGCAGACCGTCACCAGCGACACGCTGATCGTCGCGACCGAGCCGCACATCATCCACCAGATGCAAAAGGCGATGCCGGGCAAGACCTTCATCGGTGCGCCGGGTGCGGACGGCAACTGCAACTGCAATATCTGCCCGTATATGGCGCTCAACACCATGGAGAAGCTGTACCTCGCGCTGCGCGACCTGACCCCGCGCGTCGAGATCGAGGAGGGGCTGCGGCTTCAGGCCAAGAAGAGCCTCGACGCGATGCTGACGCTCGCCAGCGGCACGGTCGGCAAGGGCGATCTGGGTCCGCGTCCGTGA
- the nadC gene encoding carboxylating nicotinate-nucleotide diphosphorylase: MTEGVIEGFDLDAFVKATLAEDLGPGGDITSAAVIPAEARFLGTMASRDAITVAGLPIAEAFFRHLDADVVIERLVEDGTSVSAGTDLLRLSGKARAMLTAERSALNTVQHLSGIATMTAAYVAAIAGTGATLLDTRKTIPGLRLVEKYATRMGGAQNHRMGLWDAAMIKDNHVAVAGGIGPAATAAREAGIARIIVEVDALDQIEPALAAGATHLLLDNMNPAQLAEGVALVAGRVPTEASGGVRLDTIRAMAESGVTYVSVGRLTQSAPAADIGLDFAAA, encoded by the coding sequence GTGACCGAAGGCGTAATAGAGGGTTTCGACCTCGACGCTTTCGTAAAGGCGACGTTGGCCGAGGATCTGGGGCCGGGCGGCGACATCACCTCGGCGGCGGTCATCCCGGCGGAGGCGCGCTTCCTCGGCACCATGGCCAGCCGCGATGCGATCACCGTCGCAGGGCTGCCCATCGCCGAGGCGTTCTTCCGCCACCTCGACGCCGATGTCGTCATCGAGCGGCTGGTCGAGGATGGCACGAGCGTGTCCGCCGGCACCGATCTGCTCCGCCTGTCGGGCAAGGCGCGCGCGATGCTGACCGCCGAGCGGTCCGCGCTCAACACCGTCCAGCACCTGTCGGGCATCGCGACGATGACGGCGGCCTATGTCGCGGCGATCGCGGGTACGGGGGCCACCCTGCTCGACACGCGCAAGACCATTCCCGGCCTTCGTCTGGTCGAGAAATACGCCACCCGCATGGGCGGCGCACAGAATCATCGCATGGGCCTGTGGGACGCGGCGATGATCAAGGACAATCATGTCGCGGTCGCGGGCGGCATCGGTCCGGCCGCGACGGCGGCGCGTGAGGCGGGGATCGCCCGGATCATCGTCGAGGTCGACGCGCTCGACCAGATCGAACCGGCGCTGGCGGCGGGGGCGACCCATTTGCTGCTCGACAACATGAACCCGGCGCAGCTGGCCGAGGGTGTTGCGCTGGTCGCGGGCCGGGTGCCGACCGAGGCGTCGGGCGGCGTACGCCTCGACACCATTCGCGCCATGGCGGAATCGGGTGTCACCTATGTCAGCGTGGGTCGCTTGACCCAATCGGCCCCGGCGGCCGATATCGGACTGGATTTCGCCGCCGCCTGA
- a CDS encoding ribonuclease T2 family protein, translated as MKYAMIGMALLAAPQVLSAQTLQCTAPSGPQSIRPDLPSQSQPTRVLPIGGYTLAITWSPQYCRDPKGDSSFQCGGANRFGFTLHGLWPDGVGKDWPQYCRPTAILPQAVVRRHICATPSAQLMQHEWSKHGTCMSGYSPARYFQRSNALYYGLRFPDMDGLSRRNALTAGDLASAFAAANRGMTADMMRVTATRQGWLDEIWICLNKAFRPARCPAHQGGLSPNAPLKIWRGAR; from the coding sequence ATGAAATACGCAATGATCGGCATGGCGCTGCTGGCCGCGCCGCAGGTCCTGTCGGCGCAGACGCTGCAATGCACCGCGCCGAGCGGTCCGCAGTCGATCCGTCCCGATCTGCCCAGCCAGAGCCAGCCGACCCGCGTGCTGCCGATCGGCGGCTATACGCTGGCGATCACCTGGAGCCCGCAATATTGCCGCGATCCCAAGGGGGACAGCAGCTTTCAGTGCGGCGGCGCCAACCGCTTCGGCTTTACCCTGCACGGGCTGTGGCCCGATGGCGTGGGCAAGGACTGGCCGCAATATTGTCGCCCGACCGCGATCCTGCCGCAGGCGGTGGTCCGCCGCCACATCTGCGCCACCCCCTCGGCGCAGCTGATGCAGCATGAATGGTCCAAGCACGGCACCTGCATGAGCGGATATAGCCCGGCACGTTATTTCCAACGGTCGAACGCGCTCTATTACGGGCTGCGCTTCCCCGACATGGACGGGCTGTCGCGGCGCAACGCGCTGACGGCGGGCGATCTGGCGAGCGCCTTCGCCGCGGCCAATCGGGGCATGACCGCCGACATGATGCGCGTCACCGCCACGCGGCAAGGCTGGCTGGACGAAATCTGGATATGTCTGAACAAGGCGTTCCGCCCCGCCCGATGCCCGGCGCATCAGGGGGGATTGTCGCCCAACGCGCCGCTGAAAATCTGGCGCGGCGCACGCTGA
- a CDS encoding DUF4112 domain-containing protein: protein MAHTSRIDPTAFDALPLDKSIAASRQRIEAMERLLERVVVLPGLNRPIGLDVVLGLVPIIGDIAAAALGSYIIWEARNLGLSKFQMARMMGNVGFDALLGFVPLIGDAADIMFRSNTRNLRIIRKHLDKHHPSSVVLEG, encoded by the coding sequence ATGGCCCACACGTCCCGCATAGATCCCACGGCATTCGACGCTCTGCCGCTCGACAAGAGCATCGCCGCCAGCCGCCAGCGGATCGAGGCGATGGAGCGCCTGCTGGAACGTGTCGTCGTCCTTCCCGGCCTCAACCGCCCGATCGGGCTGGACGTGGTGCTGGGGCTGGTCCCCATTATCGGCGACATCGCCGCCGCCGCGCTGGGCAGTTATATCATTTGGGAAGCGCGAAATCTGGGCCTGTCCAAATTCCAGATGGCGCGGATGATGGGCAATGTCGGCTTCGACGCGCTGCTCGGCTTCGTGCCGCTGATCGGCGACGCAGCCGATATCATGTTCCGGTCGAACACCCGCAACCTGCGGATCATCCGCAAGCATCTCGACAAGCATCACCCCTCCAGCGTGGTGCTGGAGGGGTAG
- a CDS encoding ABC transporter substrate-binding protein, whose protein sequence is MAMGAVLLATAACERHADHGAVIVSTVQSGPSSASSRMLAATDGDTSHRVLRDALAQGLVRFDANGQIEPGLAERWIVIDEGGSFIFRLREAKWNDGSPVTAEQVVPILRRLVSPGSGNPLAPFLTAIDEIVVMTPQVIEIRLSRPRPDLLKLFAQPEMAIIDRGRRGTGPFRIIRSGPPPLLRPIPDPRRAEPDDEATPAPEDDVRLIAESPARAILRFAGGQSDLLIGGRFETWPLLDAVRINQAAVRIDPAAGLFGLGIVNRDGFLGDAANRQALSAAFDRGAMLAAIAPNWEATDRLLPDALDSDAPPQIPGWALLNLDERRGDARARVAAWGQPVRLRIALPQGPGANLLYGQIGATLLAVGITPERVALDAPADLRLIDAVAPYDSARWYLATACAPCGEAAMAAIEEARLAPTLAGRSAAIAAADAAVNADTPFIPLARPLRWSLATPRLRQFQTNSRAWHPLNRLRAVTN, encoded by the coding sequence ATGGCGATGGGTGCCGTCCTGCTGGCGACGGCAGCCTGCGAGCGTCATGCCGATCATGGGGCCGTAATCGTCAGCACGGTCCAGTCCGGCCCATCCTCCGCTTCATCCCGAATGCTTGCCGCCACCGATGGCGATACGTCGCACCGCGTCCTGCGCGACGCGCTGGCGCAGGGGCTGGTCCGTTTCGACGCCAATGGCCAGATCGAGCCGGGGCTGGCCGAACGCTGGATCGTCATCGACGAGGGCGGCAGCTTCATCTTCCGCCTGCGTGAGGCCAAGTGGAATGATGGCTCGCCCGTCACCGCCGAACAGGTCGTGCCGATCCTGCGTCGCCTGGTGTCGCCTGGCTCGGGCAATCCGCTGGCCCCCTTTCTGACCGCGATAGACGAGATCGTCGTCATGACGCCGCAGGTGATCGAGATCCGCCTGTCGCGTCCCCGCCCCGACCTGCTCAAGCTGTTCGCACAGCCCGAAATGGCGATCATCGACCGGGGGCGTCGTGGCACCGGACCGTTCCGCATCATCCGGTCGGGACCGCCACCGCTGCTGCGTCCCATTCCCGATCCTCGCCGGGCTGAACCCGATGATGAGGCAACTCCCGCACCCGAGGATGATGTCCGCCTGATCGCCGAAAGCCCGGCGCGCGCCATCTTGCGGTTTGCGGGAGGGCAGTCGGACCTGCTGATCGGCGGCCGGTTCGAGACCTGGCCGCTGCTCGACGCGGTTCGGATCAACCAGGCCGCCGTCCGCATCGATCCGGCGGCGGGGCTGTTCGGCCTGGGTATCGTCAATCGCGACGGCTTCCTGGGCGATGCCGCCAATCGGCAGGCGCTATCCGCCGCTTTCGACCGGGGAGCCATGCTTGCGGCGATCGCACCCAATTGGGAAGCCACCGACCGGTTGCTGCCCGACGCGCTCGATTCCGATGCACCGCCGCAAATCCCCGGCTGGGCGCTGCTCAACCTGGACGAACGGCGCGGTGACGCGCGTGCGCGGGTCGCCGCCTGGGGGCAGCCGGTGCGACTGCGCATCGCCTTGCCGCAGGGACCGGGGGCGAACCTGCTCTATGGTCAGATCGGCGCGACGTTGCTGGCCGTGGGCATCACGCCGGAGCGGGTGGCGCTCGATGCCCCCGCCGACCTGCGCTTGATCGACGCGGTCGCACCCTATGACAGCGCGCGCTGGTATCTCGCGACGGCCTGCGCCCCCTGCGGCGAGGCGGCGATGGCGGCGATCGAGGAGGCGCGGCTCGCTCCCACGCTGGCGGGACGAAGCGCGGCGATCGCGGCGGCGGATGCGGCGGTGAATGCCGACACGCCCTTCATTCCACTCGCCCGCCCCTTGCGCTGGTCGCTCGCCACCCCGCGCCTGCGTCAGTTCCAGACGAACAGCCGCGCCTGGCATCCATTGAACCGATTGCGCGCCGTCACCAACTGA
- a CDS encoding integration host factor subunit beta: MIRSELVQKIGQRNPGLNPREIELIVTIFFDEITKRLADDGRVELRGFGAFSTRARGARTGRNPRTGETVDVCAKRVPYFKPGKEMRARLNVEAE, from the coding sequence ATGATCCGTTCGGAACTGGTGCAAAAAATCGGTCAGCGAAATCCGGGCCTGAACCCGCGTGAAATCGAGCTGATCGTCACGATTTTCTTCGATGAAATCACCAAGCGGCTGGCAGATGACGGTCGCGTCGAACTGCGCGGCTTCGGCGCCTTTTCGACCCGCGCGCGCGGTGCCCGCACCGGCCGCAACCCCCGCACCGGCGAAACCGTCGATGTCTGCGCCAAGCGCGTCCCCTATTTTAAACCCGGCAAGGAAATGCGCGCGCGCCTGAACGTCGAGGCGGAGTGA
- the rpsA gene encoding 30S ribosomal protein S1: protein MATNPQPTRDDFAAMLDDMFGGADSFEGRVVHGTVTAIENDMAVIDVGLKSEGRVPLREFAAPGQKADLKVGDEVEVYVDRVENMHGEAMLSRDRARREAAWDKLELEFSKSARVEGVIFGRVKGGFTVDLNGAVAFLPGSQVDIRPVRDVTPLMDIPQPFQILKMDRKRGNIVVSRRAVLEETRAEQRSGLIQSLAEGQIIDGVVKNITDYGAFVDLGGIDGLLHVTDLSYKRVNHPSEMIAIGDTVKVQIIRINKDTQRISLGMKQLESDPWDGAGAKYPVGAKLSGRVTNITEYGAFVELEPGIEGLVHVSEMSWTKKNVHPGKIVSTSQEVDVVVLEVDQEKRRISLGLKQAQANPWEAFAAAHPIGSTVEGEVKNATEFGLFIGLDNDVDGMVHMSDIAWGVSGEDALNLHRKGEVVQAVVLDIDPEKERISLGMKQLERGGPVAGGVAAAGDRLNKNQVVTVTVLEVRDAGLEVQAGDDGATGFIKRTDLGRDRDEQRPERFQVGQKFDAMVTGFDRSKKPTFSVKAMQIAEEKQAVAQYGSSDSGASLGDILGEALKARTQK, encoded by the coding sequence ATGGCAACCAACCCCCAGCCCACGCGCGACGATTTCGCGGCGATGCTCGATGACATGTTCGGCGGTGCCGACAGCTTCGAGGGTCGCGTCGTGCATGGCACCGTCACCGCGATCGAAAACGACATGGCCGTCATCGACGTCGGTCTGAAGTCGGAAGGCCGTGTGCCCCTCCGCGAATTCGCTGCCCCCGGCCAGAAGGCCGACCTGAAGGTCGGTGACGAAGTCGAGGTCTATGTCGACCGCGTCGAGAACATGCACGGCGAAGCAATGCTCAGCCGCGATCGCGCCCGCCGCGAAGCCGCCTGGGACAAGCTGGAACTCGAATTCTCGAAGTCGGCCCGCGTCGAAGGCGTGATCTTCGGCCGCGTGAAGGGTGGCTTCACCGTCGACCTGAACGGCGCCGTGGCGTTCCTGCCCGGCTCGCAGGTCGATATCCGCCCCGTCCGCGACGTCACCCCGCTGATGGACATCCCGCAGCCGTTCCAGATCCTGAAGATGGACCGCAAGCGCGGCAACATCGTCGTGTCGCGTCGCGCGGTCCTGGAAGAGACCCGCGCCGAGCAGCGTTCGGGCCTGATCCAGAGCCTGGCCGAGGGTCAGATCATCGACGGCGTCGTCAAGAACATCACCGATTACGGTGCGTTCGTCGACCTGGGCGGCATCGACGGCCTGCTGCACGTCACCGACCTGTCGTACAAGCGCGTCAATCATCCGTCGGAGATGATCGCGATCGGCGACACCGTGAAGGTGCAGATCATCCGCATCAACAAGGACACGCAGCGCATCTCGCTCGGCATGAAGCAGCTCGAGAGCGATCCGTGGGATGGCGCCGGCGCCAAGTACCCGGTCGGCGCGAAGCTGTCGGGCCGCGTCACGAACATCACCGAGTACGGTGCGTTCGTCGAGCTGGAGCCGGGCATCGAAGGCCTGGTTCACGTGTCGGAAATGTCCTGGACCAAGAAGAACGTCCATCCGGGCAAGATCGTGTCGACCTCGCAGGAAGTCGATGTGGTCGTCCTCGAGGTCGATCAGGAAAAGCGCCGCATCTCGCTCGGCCTCAAGCAGGCTCAGGCCAATCCGTGGGAAGCGTTCGCCGCCGCCCATCCGATCGGCTCGACCGTCGAGGGCGAAGTCAAGAACGCGACCGAGTTCGGCCTGTTCATCGGCCTGGACAACGATGTCGACGGCATGGTCCACATGTCCGACATCGCCTGGGGCGTGTCGGGTGAGGATGCCCTCAACCTGCACCGCAAGGGCGAAGTCGTTCAGGCCGTGGTTCTGGACATCGACCCCGAGAAGGAGCGTATCTCGCTCGGCATGAAGCAGCTCGAGCGCGGCGGCCCCGTCGCCGGCGGCGTGGCTGCGGCTGGCGATCGCCTGAACAAGAACCAGGTCGTCACCGTGACCGTCCTCGAAGTCCGCGATGCGGGCCTCGAAGTCCAGGCGGGCGACGATGGTGCGACCGGCTTCATCAAGCGGACCGATCTGGGTCGCGACCGTGACGAGCAGCGCCCCGAGCGCTTCCAGGTCGGCCAGAAGTTCGACGCGATGGTCACCGGCTTCGATCGTTCGAAGAAGCCGACCTTCTCGGTCAAGGCGATGCAGATCGCCGAAGAGAAGCAGGCCGTGGCGCAGTACGGCTCGTCCGACTCGGGCGCGTCGCTGGGCGACATTCTGGGCGAAGCGCTGAAGGCGCGTACCCAGAAGTAA
- the cmk gene encoding (d)CMP kinase, with protein sequence MIIAVDGPAASGKGTIARALARHYGLPHLDTGLLYRAVAATVRAMHLDPTREADAVAACSFDDSLLADPTLRDDETGKLASVVSAHPLVRAALLQRQKRFANQPGGAILDGRDIGTVIAPDADAKLFVKASSQVRARRRHNELAANGSDVSFEQVLADIRARDERDSGRATAPLTQAADAAALDTSSLTIEAAVARAIQFVDAQVATKAR encoded by the coding sequence ATGATCATCGCGGTCGACGGCCCCGCCGCCAGCGGCAAGGGCACCATCGCCCGCGCATTGGCCCGGCATTATGGCCTGCCGCATCTCGACACCGGCCTGCTCTACCGCGCGGTGGCGGCGACGGTGCGCGCGATGCATCTCGACCCGACCCGCGAGGCCGATGCCGTCGCGGCGTGCAGCTTCGACGATAGCCTGCTGGCCGATCCCACCCTGCGTGATGACGAGACGGGCAAGCTCGCCTCGGTCGTGTCGGCGCACCCGCTGGTCCGCGCCGCGCTGCTCCAGCGGCAGAAGCGCTTCGCCAACCAGCCGGGCGGCGCGATCCTCGACGGGCGCGACATCGGCACGGTCATCGCGCCGGACGCGGACGCCAAGCTGTTCGTCAAGGCCAGTTCCCAAGTCCGGGCACGGCGGCGGCATAACGAATTGGCGGCGAACGGCTCGGACGTGTCGTTCGAGCAGGTGCTGGCCGATATCCGCGCCCGCGACGAACGCGACAGCGGCCGCGCCACGGCTCCCCTCACCCAGGCGGCCGACGCGGCGGCGCTGGACACCTCCAGCCTGACGATCGAAGCCGCCGTCGCCCGCGCGATCCAGTTCGTCGACGCGCAAGTCGCCACGAAGGCGCGCTGA
- the aroA gene encoding 3-phosphoshikimate 1-carboxyvinyltransferase, producing the protein MAHTLPQPRTVRAAAALRGTIAVPGDKSISHRSLMLSALAVGESRVEGLLEGEDVLATAAAMRAMGADIVRQDDGVWVIHGVGVGGLLQPETALDMGNSGTSTRLLMGLVASHPITATFIGDASLSKRPMGRVIEPLSQMGAEVQDTPGGRLPLMVRGTNPAVPIRYTLPVASAQVKSAILLAGLNTPGETTVIEPIATRDHSERMLAGFGAELTVTPSPEGRIITIRGQAELKPQNIVVPGDPSSAAFWLVAGSIVPGADVTITNVGMNPTRTGIIEALKMMGADITELDARIVGGEPVADLRVRHAPLSAIEVPPELTPSMIDEYPVLFVAAAFATGTTIARGAEELRVKESDRITAMANALGACGVRCEEFEDGMAVTGTGGDPIPGGATIATLLDHRIAMSMTIAALNARDPITLDDAAPVATSYPVFFDTLEKLGAMA; encoded by the coding sequence ATGGCGCACACCCTTCCCCAGCCTCGCACCGTTCGAGCCGCCGCCGCCCTTCGTGGCACCATCGCCGTTCCAGGCGACAAATCGATCAGCCACCGCTCGCTGATGCTCTCCGCGCTCGCGGTCGGTGAAAGCCGCGTCGAGGGCCTGCTGGAGGGCGAGGACGTGCTCGCCACCGCCGCCGCGATGCGCGCGATGGGCGCGGACATCGTCCGGCAGGATGACGGGGTGTGGGTGATCCACGGTGTCGGCGTCGGCGGGCTGCTCCAGCCCGAGACCGCGCTCGACATGGGCAATTCGGGCACCTCGACGCGGCTGCTGATGGGTCTGGTGGCCAGCCATCCGATCACCGCGACCTTCATCGGTGACGCCTCTTTGTCGAAGCGCCCGATGGGCCGCGTGATCGAGCCGCTGTCGCAGATGGGGGCGGAAGTGCAGGATACGCCGGGCGGTCGCCTGCCCCTGATGGTCCGGGGCACCAATCCGGCCGTGCCGATCCGCTACACCCTGCCCGTCGCCTCGGCGCAGGTGAAGTCGGCGATCCTGCTGGCGGGCCTCAACACACCGGGCGAGACGACGGTGATCGAACCGATCGCGACCCGCGACCATAGCGAGCGGATGCTGGCGGGCTTCGGCGCCGAGCTGACCGTCACCCCCTCGCCTGAGGGCCGGATCATCACGATTCGCGGGCAGGCGGAGTTGAAGCCGCAGAATATCGTCGTGCCGGGCGACCCGTCCTCGGCCGCCTTCTGGCTGGTCGCGGGATCGATCGTGCCGGGTGCCGACGTGACGATCACCAATGTCGGCATGAACCCGACCCGCACCGGCATCATCGAAGCGCTCAAGATGATGGGGGCCGACATCACCGAACTCGACGCGCGCATCGTTGGCGGCGAGCCGGTCGCGGACCTGCGTGTCCGTCATGCCCCCCTGTCGGCGATCGAGGTCCCGCCCGAACTGACGCCGAGCATGATCGACGAATATCCGGTGCTGTTCGTCGCCGCCGCCTTCGCGACCGGCACGACCATCGCGCGCGGCGCCGAGGAACTGCGCGTCAAGGAATCGGACCGCATCACCGCCATGGCGAACGCGCTCGGGGCATGCGGCGTCCGTTGCGAGGAATTCGAGGACGGCATGGCCGTCACCGGCACCGGCGGCGATCCGATCCCCGGCGGCGCGACCATCGCGACCTTGCTCGACCACCGGATCGCGATGAGCATGACCATCGCGGCGCTGAACGCCCGCGATCCCATCACGCTGGACGATGCCGCACCGGTCGCGACGAGCTATCCCGTGTTCTTCGACACGCTGGAAAAGCTGGGAGCCATGGCATGA
- a CDS encoding TIGR02300 family protein: MIKPEWGTKRTCPKCATRFYDLEKDDPVTCINCGTQWEPEPILKSKQPLPFEQAKPENKEADSDLAGGDDEDLDITGEDEEPSPDDEVDLGGDDDLGVETSSEDDEH, encoded by the coding sequence ATGATCAAGCCGGAATGGGGCACGAAGCGTACGTGCCCGAAATGCGCGACGCGTTTCTACGACCTCGAAAAGGACGACCCCGTCACCTGCATCAATTGCGGGACGCAGTGGGAGCCCGAGCCCATCCTGAAGTCCAAGCAGCCCCTGCCGTTCGAGCAGGCCAAGCCGGAGAACAAGGAAGCCGACAGCGATCTGGCGGGCGGTGACGACGAAGATCTGGACATCACCGGTGAGGACGAAGAGCCCTCGCCCGACGATGAAGTCGATCTGGGCGGCGACGACGATCTGGGCGTGGAAACGTCCAGCGAGGACGACGAACACTGA
- a CDS encoding M61 family metallopeptidase, protein MRALLIAFAALSLIAAAPSARIKPVHYRLKPELAGNMLIGLRVEIDFQGDPSGTTDLHWNSSWAGEKRLWQWARDMKVEGATALKAEAGGHWRIIAPPGARLTATYRIISAYDHDPTVEDSEQARPVIRPGWFYAVGNALFAHPGTRTDIPATFDWVGAPGIGFASDLEHLAGQQRKAKRPGTIDDIDESIVIGGRELRLSPATDGSGVRIASVGRYAFSSEELADLSRRIIGVERDFWNTDRGAPFLVTAAPLVAKPMTSSYGGTGRGDAFALWMDQRMSAEDLKWLLAHEYFHSWNSPRLRNVDDREEQSHPEYWFSEGFTDYYARALLLRSGLITPERFAEMWNTMFALYAGSTARGMTDAQTTAAFWSDQAAGKMPYQRGAMLAALWNARLLAASGGRRNLDTVLHDQLARARTVKGTAAALFRQSAQASGLDITTDERRYLREGQPILLPADAFGPCATMVTSQRPVFSRGFDTEATAASGNIATGVDPALPAYAAGLRNGMKILERVEGEPGNAMRSYALLVDDHGTRRTIRYLPQGLTRETVQQMRLTQPVNTDCRRTLSGMRVITTNP, encoded by the coding sequence ATGCGCGCCCTTCTCATCGCCTTTGCCGCCCTATCCCTGATCGCCGCTGCGCCGAGCGCCAGGATCAAGCCCGTACATTATCGGCTCAAGCCTGAATTGGCGGGCAATATGCTGATCGGCTTGCGTGTTGAGATAGACTTCCAGGGCGATCCATCGGGTACCACCGATCTGCACTGGAACAGCAGTTGGGCGGGTGAAAAGCGGCTATGGCAATGGGCGCGCGACATGAAGGTAGAGGGCGCCACCGCGCTCAAGGCTGAAGCGGGAGGCCATTGGCGGATCATCGCGCCGCCGGGCGCTCGCCTGACCGCGACCTATCGCATCATTTCCGCTTATGACCATGACCCAACCGTAGAGGATAGCGAACAGGCGCGCCCGGTGATCCGTCCCGGCTGGTTCTACGCGGTCGGCAATGCCCTGTTCGCGCATCCTGGTACCCGAACGGATATTCCCGCAACCTTCGACTGGGTCGGCGCACCCGGCATCGGCTTTGCCTCCGATTTGGAGCATCTCGCGGGACAGCAGCGGAAAGCGAAGCGGCCGGGGACGATCGACGATATAGACGAGAGCATCGTGATCGGCGGCCGGGAGCTACGGCTGTCTCCGGCAACGGACGGATCGGGCGTCCGCATCGCCAGTGTCGGCCGTTATGCCTTTTCGTCCGAAGAACTCGCGGATTTGTCGCGCCGGATCATCGGCGTGGAGCGGGACTTCTGGAACACCGATCGCGGTGCCCCTTTTCTCGTCACGGCCGCACCGCTCGTCGCCAAGCCGATGACCAGCAGCTATGGCGGTACCGGCCGTGGCGATGCCTTTGCGCTGTGGATGGACCAAAGGATGTCCGCCGAAGACCTGAAATGGCTGCTGGCGCACGAATATTTCCATAGCTGGAACTCGCCGCGGCTGCGCAATGTCGACGATCGTGAGGAGCAGTCGCATCCGGAATATTGGTTCAGCGAAGGCTTCACCGACTATTACGCTCGCGCACTTCTCCTGCGCTCCGGGTTGATCACCCCGGAGCGATTCGCTGAAATGTGGAACACGATGTTCGCGCTCTACGCCGGATCGACGGCCAGGGGCATGACGGACGCCCAGACGACCGCTGCCTTCTGGAGCGATCAGGCGGCCGGAAAAATGCCGTATCAACGCGGCGCGATGCTGGCCGCACTATGGAACGCCCGGTTGCTCGCCGCGAGCGGCGGACGACGCAATCTGGACACGGTTCTGCACGATCAACTGGCCCGCGCTCGCACCGTCAAGGGAACGGCGGCCGCACTGTTCCGCCAGAGTGCGCAGGCAAGCGGCCTGGACATAACGACCGACGAGCGGCGCTATCTGAGGGAAGGACAGCCCATTCTCCTGCCCGCCGACGCGTTCGGTCCCTGCGCGACCATGGTTACCTCGCAGCGCCCGGTCTTCTCGCGCGGCTTCGATACCGAGGCAACCGCCGCATCAGGCAATATCGCGACCGGGGTGGATCCCGCCCTGCCTGCCTATGCGGCAGGACTTCGCAATGGCATGAAAATCCTGGAGCGGGTCGAGGGGGAACCGGGCAACGCCATGCGCTCCTATGCCCTGCTGGTCGACGATCACGGTACGCGGCGGACGATCCGCTATCTGCCGCAGGGGCTGACGCGCGAGACGGTGCAGCAGATGCGGTTGACGCAACCCGTCAACACCGACTGCCGTCGGACGCTCAGTGGAATGCGTGTCATTACGACCAACCCATAA